CATGATTAAAACCGATGGTATGTCGCCCGGCCATCCAGAGAGGCAGAAACTGATATACCGTCCCGTCGCGATCCACCAAAAAATGTACGCCAATATTCACTTTCCCAAAAGAGGCAAGCTCTGGTCGACTCTTTTGAGAAAGCTCATCCGGTGCTAAGATTGCAAGGGTAGAAGCAAGATCTCGTGTTACCGTGTAGTGAATCACGATCATCTGAGGATTGGTGAGGAGATAGGTATCGAGACTGTAGTGATCTTTCATATATTCGCGGGTAAGGCTAAGGCGTTTCTCACTCACCTCGCCGAGAATATTGCTATAAGAGAAAGACAACCCTCCCCAAACCCCAACGATCAAACAAAAAACAACAATGCTAACCTTACGGAGCACCTACATCACCCTCATCCTCTCCAATGGCATCAAGATCAACAGAATTGGTATTGGTTACCGTCACATGGGCAATCTGGGATGTAGGATGCTCTACGAGATAAAACTCTCTTGCCACGAGGTTAGAAAGAGAACCGCTACTTGCATAAAAACGCGTAGGAATACTCAACCGATCCATATATCCTGAACGAGTCACCATAAAATGGAGATGCGGTCCCCTGGTCCATCCGGTATTGCCACTATAACCTATAAGCTGTCCTGCACGGACATAATCCCCTGGTTTTACCACAACACCTTTATACTTAAGATGAACATAATGGGCAAACGTCCCATCATTATGATAAATAATCACATAGTTTGCATGCCGTCGATAGGCTTTTCGGTTTCCCCCACGCACACCGTTACTCTTTGTCATCACCACAACCCCATCCCGAGCTGCATAGACAGGTGTTCCTATGGCCAGAGCAAAATCAATACTGTAGGCATTTTTGCCCTTGTGAGAAAATCGTGTATTGTACCCCTGTGTGACACGCACTAACTGACCCGGAGCAAGGGGAAGCCAATACTCTACATCCTTGGGTTCCACAAAAGGATCGCCAAGCTCGTAAGAAAAACGAAAGAGAGGGTTTTTGGTATTCGTCAAACTCAGTACTACCTGTTCAGAATAGGCAGGCACTACCAGGTGTACCGCCTCCTTTTCTCCATTTTGATTGGAAAACATCAATTGAACCTGGACAGGACAGGCAAAAGCATTGGTTACCGTAAAAATCCATTCATTTCCTACACGATTGGTTATAAGCTTTACCTGTGCAAATACTCCAAGAGGTAGCCACGCTAAAAACAAAACCAGGAGTCGCAAAAAAGACATCTCCACATCTCCTTAAAAAAAATTATCGGAATAGTATAAAGAAAAAATAAGAAAAAAGCAATTTTAACCCTGAAAAACCTCTATTCTCTTCCTTCCGTTTTGTTTTGCTTGATAAAGGGCAACATCAGCTTGTTTTACCCCCTCCTTCCAGCTTTCAACATTAACATCAGGAACACTCATTCCTATACTGACGGTCACATACGAAGATATCTTTGAGGCAGGATGTGGAATAGCTTTTTTCTCCAGGTTATCCTGAATCCGATTCGCCACAATCAAAGCCCCTTCTTTACTCGTATTGGTAAGCAAGATAAAAAACTCCTCTCCCCCATACCGAAAGATAAAGTCTCCTGGTCTATAACACGCCCCCCGTAAGACTTCCGCCACCAATTGGAGACACTGATCACCTGCCGCGTGTCCCAGACTGTCATTATAATTTTTAAAGAAATCTATATCCAGCATAAGAAAAGCGAGTGAGGTTTTTTCTCTTTGGGCCCGTCGCCATTCTACCGGAAGAATTTCCTCCATGCCACGACGATTGTAGAGCCCTGTTAAAAAATCCCTGTGAAGTTCTTTTTTAAGAGAGTGTATAAGCTTATGATACGCCGTAATGTTTTGAAAACTCCAGAGAATTCGACAGGATTCCGTCCCAAACTCGCCTATGCGGAACTGTTCCAGACGGTAGTGGCGGGTATTCTTAGAATGTTTGACGGTGATTTCCGTGATCTCTTTCCCTTTATGCTCCGGATAAAGGAGATTCGCGGGAAGAGCTATCGCTCGTTTGATCTCCTCAATAGTGGTCCGACCATTCTCAACTTCAAAAGGACAGATTTCCCTGACAAAGAAATCATTATAGAAACATATCACCCCATCTTCTTTAAAGGCAACAATAGGATACGGAAGATACCTGAGAAGAGTAAAAATAAGCTCGTTTTTGGCTTCAATTTCTTTTTGCTGCTGTTTGAGCTGGGTGATATCAGTGACACTCACAATGAGCACCTCTTTTCCCAGATAATAGGAGGGAGAACTCTGTAAGATAATCCATTTTTTTCTCCTTTGAGGTTTACAAAATTTACCTCGGGATAAACATGCTTTTTCTCCCAGAGAGCAGACCAAGAGGCAGCATGACGGGGATGAAGTTCATCAAAACGTCGAGACAAAAATTCATCTTCATTATCAATCCCAAAGATCCTTTTTGCTTCCTCGTTAAAAGAGAGGGTGTAACCATTTTTATCAAGCACCAAAATTCCCATCTGAGAGATATCAATAATTCGTTGATTAAATTCCACTAACTGTAAAAGTTTCTGCTCGATCTCTTTTCTATCATTAATGTTAATAGAGGCTCCAATAATCTGAACCACTTTTCCTTCATTATCGAGAATAGGGATAAGTCTCGTAATCCAAAAGGTATCCACTCCTTGAAAGGGGATTGTTCCCTCATACCAGATGGTTGTCTTCTGTCTCCTGCATTCCTCATAATGAGAAACAATGACATCCGCCAGATCGGCAGGTAAAAAATCATGAGGATGCTTTTCTCGAATATCTTCACTACGGAGTCCTGTGAGTTTTTCATGGGTTGGATTAAGTCCCCCGTAGGTAAAATCATTCTCACCATGAACAGAGACAAGAAAAATAGCCAGATCGCTGTACTCAAAAATCGCCGATGCAAAAACATTGGGATCAAACCCCAACTCAGAAAGCCTCGTTGTAGCCATGATCACCTTCCCTCTGTTTTTTCTAGCCAGCTCCATTTTCCATCGTGAAGAGCCTTTTCATAAGCCCGATCAAGAAAATCCTTATGGGCTTCAGGAATTTTCCGTAAAATATAGGGTCGAGCATACCCCAAACGAATCAACTCTTCATTGATACATACGTTAGAAGATGAAACAAAAACCAGAGCAAGCAACCTTCCATAACGATCATGAGGTTCTGTATCATCCCATTCCAGTCGAACTGCCGTGCCCGGAGAGAGTCGCTTCAAAAGATAGCGTTTGGCCTCGATTCCCTTTTCGAGAAGCTGTTTCTCACTTACCACGAAGCCCTGAGAACGAAGTTTTTTTACATCTGATTTCATTTTAGAATTTCTTGAGCTTTCAAAAGTATCGATGTAGAGAAGTCTTACAGTAACCTTTTTCTTCCTGTTAAAAGCGACATGTATCGTATCGCCATCTACAACCTTTACCACCTTCCCCTGTTGTGATACCCATTCCCCCCATGCCAAGGAAGCCATCAATAAAAGCACAAAAAAAACTCCTTTTTCCTTCCGCATCGTCTCACCCCCTAGAAAATAAAAAAAGCTTTTAACAATAATAGTTTAGCGTAAAAAAAGAGAAAAAGCAATTTTCTTGACTATAACTTTTTTTACAACCCGCTCTCTTTTTTGAAAAAAAATATCTTTTCCCATAAAATAAAATAGTAAAGAAATGTTTGGAGTATGTCTATGGATTCCCTTCTTCCGAGTAACCTTTACGAGCTTTCCCGTGAGGAAAAAAACCATCTCCTCCAGAAACTTGAAACACAATACAAATCCATCCAGGAAGAAAAGCTCCATCTCGACATAACCCGAGGAAAACCCAGTCCTGAACAGCTTGATTTATCACTGCCCATGCTCTCTATCCTTGACGAAAAACACTACCAGAGTGAGAATCATACCGATTGTAGAAACTATGGTGTTCTGGATGGTCTGCCTGAAATGAAAAAACTTTTTGGCGAAATCCTTGATATACCTCATGAAAATATCTTTGTAGGAGGAAACTCAAGCCTGAATCTCATGTACGATGTTCTCGTTCAGGCGATGCTCTATGGCCTTCCCGGCGGAACAAAACCCTGGAAAGATGAAAAGATCTCTTTTCTGTGTCCTGTTCCCGGTTATGACAGGCATTTTGCCATACTTGAACACTTAGGTATCGAGATGATCCCTATTAGGCTCAATGAGGATGGCCCAAATATGGAAAGCGTTCTCTCTCTTGTTGAACGTAACCCTTCCATCAAAGGGATCTTTTGTGTGCCAAAGTACTCCAATCCCACCGGCATCACCTACTCCGACGAAGTCGTTAAAGCCTTTTGTACGATGAAACCTGCCGCCCCGGACTTTCGTGTATTCTGGGACAATGCGTATGCTATTCATGATATCGAATCCCCAGGCGAAAGGCTTCTCAATGTCTTTGCAGAGGCTCAGCAACATCACTGTACAGATAGATTTTACATCTTTACCTCTACTTCAAAAATTTCCTTTGCTGGCGGTGGCGTTGCCTGTATAGCCACGGGAGAGAAAAATCTCAAAGCCCTCAAAAAACATTACAGCATCCAGACCATTGGCTACGACAAACTCAATCAACTCCGTCATGTCTTGTTCTTCAAAGACAGAAAAACCATCGAAAATCACATGAAAAAACACGCTGAAATCCTCAAACCGAAAAAAGATATTGTCGTAAATACCCTTCAAAAATATTTCTCGAACCTTGGAGTTGTTCAGTGGACAAATCCTCGAGGAGGATACTTTGTCTGCCTGGAAACCCTCCCCGGTTGTGCCTCGAAAGTAGTTACCTTAGCCCACGAGGCGGGTGTCAAACTCACCCCTGCGGGATCCACACATCCCTATAACAAAGATCCCAAAGATACCACGATCCGGATTGCTTTTTCCTATCCCTCAACCAAAGACATCCAAAAAGCCATGGAAGTGGTGTCTCTGTGTATTGCTCTCGCGTCTCTCCAAACCATGCTTGGCCAAAAATAACATCCTCATGTGGATTGTTCGCCATCATAAACTCACCGTATTTTTTACCGAAGAAAACAACATGCTACAATCTGTTCGTCTTTCTCTTTTGCCTGCCTCTCTTCCTCCCTCGTATCATCCTTTCTGTGAAATATTTGAAAATTACTTGAATGGAAAACAGGTGAGCTGGCCCGCCTATAATCAGGAGTTACTCACCCCCTTCCAAAAGCTCGTCTTTGCCGCGGTAGTCACCATCCCTTATGGAGAAACAAGAACCTACAAAGAGGTCGCTTCTATGATCGGCCGTCCCAAAGCCTACCGTGCTGTAGCTCAAGCCCTTAAACACAATCCCTTTCCTCTGGTGATCCCATGCCATAGAGTGGTAAGTTCAAATTTTCCTCAAGATATTGGAGGATATACCCCTGATCCAGAAATCAAAAAAATTCTTCTCACGCTTGAAGGCGTTCTCTTTTAAAAAAAAATCCCCTAACATTTTTTGTTAGGGGATTTCTTATCTTATCATGAATGTTCCTGGTTTTTAAAACGACGCTGAATACGGAGGAAGGTGGGAGTGTCCAGATCCTCATCGCCAACGGCTCTGGGCACCTCTCGGTTGGTTTTTGAGCTTTCTTGATACGAGTATATTCTTTTGCTACGCACTTCAGGAATCTTCACAAGACGTCGTTCACTGAAGATCTCATCAGCAGAAATCCCCAGCTTCTCCTCTTCTCCTTTTTGAGCTTGTTCTGTCTGAAAATCAGTAGCAATAATAACGACACGAATACCATCCTTGAGAGATTTGTCTATATTCACACCAACAATAACCTCTGCATCCTGACGGGCAAGTTCTGAGATGGTTTGAGCAGCCTCCTGCCATTCCAGCATGGTCATATCCTCTGGACCAATAACATTGACAAGCATCGCCCCTGCATTGCGAAAAGAAGAATTTTCAATCAGAGGATTTTCCAAAGCCTGTTTTGCCGCTTCCATAGCGCGGTTCTCTCCTCGCCCTAACCCAATACCCATGATGGCTTCACCACGATTAGAAAGAACTGTTCTCACATCAGCAAAGTCTACATTGATTAAACCTGTCTGGGAAATAATATTGGAAATACCTTCTACAGCTTGTTTTAACACCTCATCAATTTTGTGGAAAGCTTCTTTCACATTGGTCTTCCGATCAATGATACGGAAAATACGAGAATTCGAAATAACCAGCATCGTGTCAACATGCTCTTTCAACCGGGCGATACCTTCTTTAGCAGCCTGAATACGCTTGGCACCCTCAAAATCAAAAGGAATAGTAACCACAGCAATGGTCAAAGCACCCATTTCCTTGGCTATCTGAGCCACGACGGGAGCTGCCCCCGTCCCTGTGCCCCCACCCATACCGGCAGTAATAAAAACAAGATGAGACTTTTCAAGGGCTCTACGAATGGTTTCTGTATCTTCCTGAGCGGCTTTTTCACCCATCTCTGGTCTTGCTCCAGCCCCAAGCCCTTTTGTGGCTTGTTTGCCGATCTGTATTTTTGTTTTTGCAAGAGACTGATTTAAAACCTGAAGATCTGTATTAATCGCAATAAAATCCACATCCTTAATCCCGGACTCAATCATACGATTTACAGCATTACAACCCGCACCGCCAACACCAACTACCTTGATTTTTGCAACCGGTTCATGCTTCTCAAAAATTTCCATAAAACCTTCCTCCATTGCTTTCCTCCCGTTTTCTATCCTTATTTTAGAAAAATTCTTTTACCCATTCTTTTAAGCGTTCTACCAGCGAATTGATATTTTTTTCTTCATCTTTGTAATCGGTAGCACCCAATCGTGGGGCATGATCCATAGCATACAAACACAATCCTACCGCTGTCGAATAAATAGGACTGTCCACCATATCCCGCAGTCCTCTCACCCCGAGAGGCCTACCCACCCTCACAGGCATATTAAAGATCTCGGAAGCAAGCTCTGTAATATACGGAGTCAGGGAAACCCCTCCTGTCAGGATAACACCTCCCAAAAGACCGTCGAGGGAATAATCCTCTGCTACCGATTGATACACCAATGACAATATCTCTTCGATTCTTGGCTGAATAATCTCGGCAAGGAGTCTTTTTGATTCCATTCTGGGTAAATTTCTTCCAACTGAAGGAACTTCAATCACCTCATCTTCATCTACATAATCTGCTATAGCACAGCCAAAGGCTTTTTTCACCTCTTCGGCAACTGCAAACGACGTCTTTAAACCATACGCCACATCGTTAGTAATGTGATTCCCACCCAGAGCAAGAATACCTGTATCACGAAGACTTCCCTCTTTGAAAATCACATAATCTGTCGTACCCCCACCAATATCAATCACCAACACTCCCATATCCCGCTCTTCATCGGAAACAATAGCTCGAGAAGCCGCAAGAGGCTGAAGAACAATGTCCTGCACCTCACAACCTGCCTTCTTTACTGCCTTAAGCGTATTATTGAGCGAAGTCGTCGCCGCCGTCACGATATGCACCACCGCTTCCAGACGACTTGCTGACATACCCACAGGATCCCTTATACCCTCTTCTGAATCCACGATAAACTCCTGAGGAATCACGTGAATCACATCCCGATCCACCGGAAGCACAATAGCCGTTGCTGCATCAATAACCCTCTTGACATCTGCCTCCGTGATCTCTCTGTTTTTCTCAGAAATAGCCACCACACCCCGACTGGTTATACCCTCAATATGCCCCCCGGAAATACCTATATACACTCCCTGTACCGTCTCGCCCGCCTGGATTTCTGCTTTTTGCACAGAAGACGCAATAGAACGAGCAGTTTCCTCAATATCGATAACAACCCCCCGACGCAAACC
This sequence is a window from Thermospira aquatica. Protein-coding genes within it:
- the ftsZ gene encoding cell division protein FtsZ, which gives rise to MEEGFMEIFEKHEPVAKIKVVGVGGAGCNAVNRMIESGIKDVDFIAINTDLQVLNQSLAKTKIQIGKQATKGLGAGARPEMGEKAAQEDTETIRRALEKSHLVFITAGMGGGTGTGAAPVVAQIAKEMGALTIAVVTIPFDFEGAKRIQAAKEGIARLKEHVDTMLVISNSRIFRIIDRKTNVKEAFHKIDEVLKQAVEGISNIISQTGLINVDFADVRTVLSNRGEAIMGIGLGRGENRAMEAAKQALENPLIENSSFRNAGAMLVNVIGPEDMTMLEWQEAAQTISELARQDAEVIVGVNIDKSLKDGIRVVIIATDFQTEQAQKGEEEKLGISADEIFSERRLVKIPEVRSKRIYSYQESSKTNREVPRAVGDEDLDTPTFLRIQRRFKNQEHS
- the ftsA gene encoding cell division protein FtsA; its protein translation is MATNNLSSIVVGLDIGTTKVCTVIGRIEQDLEIIGVSTVPSTGLRRGVVIDIEETARSIASSVQKAEIQAGETVQGVYIGISGGHIEGITSRGVVAISEKNREITEADVKRVIDAATAIVLPVDRDVIHVIPQEFIVDSEEGIRDPVGMSASRLEAVVHIVTAATTSLNNTLKAVKKAGCEVQDIVLQPLAASRAIVSDEERDMGVLVIDIGGGTTDYVIFKEGSLRDTGILALGGNHITNDVAYGLKTSFAVAEEVKKAFGCAIADYVDEDEVIEVPSVGRNLPRMESKRLLAEIIQPRIEEILSLVYQSVAEDYSLDGLLGGVILTGGVSLTPYITELASEIFNMPVRVGRPLGVRGLRDMVDSPIYSTAVGLCLYAMDHAPRLGATDYKDEEKNINSLVERLKEWVKEFF
- a CDS encoding methylated-DNA--[protein]-cysteine S-methyltransferase, producing the protein MWIVRHHKLTVFFTEENNMLQSVRLSLLPASLPPSYHPFCEIFENYLNGKQVSWPAYNQELLTPFQKLVFAAVVTIPYGETRTYKEVASMIGRPKAYRAVAQALKHNPFPLVIPCHRVVSSNFPQDIGGYTPDPEIKKILLTLEGVLF
- a CDS encoding thermonuclease family protein; this encodes MRKEKGVFFVLLLMASLAWGEWVSQQGKVVKVVDGDTIHVAFNRKKKVTVRLLYIDTFESSRNSKMKSDVKKLRSQGFVVSEKQLLEKGIEAKRYLLKRLSPGTAVRLEWDDTEPHDRYGRLLALVFVSSSNVCINEELIRLGYARPYILRKIPEAHKDFLDRAYEKALHDGKWSWLEKTEGR
- a CDS encoding M23 family metallopeptidase produces the protein MSFLRLLVLFLAWLPLGVFAQVKLITNRVGNEWIFTVTNAFACPVQVQLMFSNQNGEKEAVHLVVPAYSEQVVLSLTNTKNPLFRFSYELGDPFVEPKDVEYWLPLAPGQLVRVTQGYNTRFSHKGKNAYSIDFALAIGTPVYAARDGVVVMTKSNGVRGGNRKAYRRHANYVIIYHNDGTFAHYVHLKYKGVVVKPGDYVRAGQLIGYSGNTGWTRGPHLHFMVTRSGYMDRLSIPTRFYASSGSLSNLVAREFYLVEHPTSQIAHVTVTNTNSVDLDAIGEDEGDVGAP
- a CDS encoding sensor domain-containing diguanylate cyclase: MSVTDITQLKQQQKEIEAKNELIFTLLRYLPYPIVAFKEDGVICFYNDFFVREICPFEVENGRTTIEEIKRAIALPANLLYPEHKGKEITEITVKHSKNTRHYRLEQFRIGEFGTESCRILWSFQNITAYHKLIHSLKKELHRDFLTGLYNRRGMEEILPVEWRRAQREKTSLAFLMLDIDFFKNYNDSLGHAAGDQCLQLVAEVLRGACYRPGDFIFRYGGEEFFILLTNTSKEGALIVANRIQDNLEKKAIPHPASKISSYVTVSIGMSVPDVNVESWKEGVKQADVALYQAKQNGRKRIEVFQG
- a CDS encoding PLP-dependent aminotransferase family protein, with protein sequence MDSLLPSNLYELSREEKNHLLQKLETQYKSIQEEKLHLDITRGKPSPEQLDLSLPMLSILDEKHYQSENHTDCRNYGVLDGLPEMKKLFGEILDIPHENIFVGGNSSLNLMYDVLVQAMLYGLPGGTKPWKDEKISFLCPVPGYDRHFAILEHLGIEMIPIRLNEDGPNMESVLSLVERNPSIKGIFCVPKYSNPTGITYSDEVVKAFCTMKPAAPDFRVFWDNAYAIHDIESPGERLLNVFAEAQQHHCTDRFYIFTSTSKISFAGGGVACIATGEKNLKALKKHYSIQTIGYDKLNQLRHVLFFKDRKTIENHMKKHAEILKPKKDIVVNTLQKYFSNLGVVQWTNPRGGYFVCLETLPGCASKVVTLAHEAGVKLTPAGSTHPYNKDPKDTTIRIAFSYPSTKDIQKAMEVVSLCIALASLQTMLGQK
- a CDS encoding peptidoglycan recognition protein family protein, yielding MLRKVSIVVFCLIVGVWGGLSFSYSNILGEVSEKRLSLTREYMKDHYSLDTYLLTNPQMIVIHYTVTRDLASTLAILAPDELSQKSRPELASFGKVNIGVHFLVDRDGTVYQFLPLWMAGRHTIGFNHVAFGIENIALSERYLTEAQLRANARLVKELVDAYPSIKYLIGHHEYMQTNLPHFQLYRENYPHYRTEKFDPGVVFMRRLREMLKQEYGLELLD
- a CDS encoding PAS domain-containing protein translates to MATTRLSELGFDPNVFASAIFEYSDLAIFLVSVHGENDFTYGGLNPTHEKLTGLRSEDIREKHPHDFLPADLADVIVSHYEECRRQKTTIWYEGTIPFQGVDTFWITRLIPILDNEGKVVQIIGASININDRKEIEQKLLQLVEFNQRIIDISQMGILVLDKNGYTLSFNEEAKRIFGIDNEDEFLSRRFDELHPRHAASWSALWEKKHVYPEVNFVNLKGEKNGLSYRVLPPIIWEKRCSL